A genomic region of Oncorhynchus mykiss isolate Arlee chromosome 16, USDA_OmykA_1.1, whole genome shotgun sequence contains the following coding sequences:
- the mrps6 gene encoding 28S ribosomal protein S6, mitochondrial gives MPRYELALIVKAMQRPETAALLRRTVETLMERGAVVRGLENLGEKLLPYKISKHNERHTRGGYFLIDFHAAPGIVTGLLDHLERDIDVVRPTVLKNDPEPSNGPCCGHPVASKHQDTV, from the coding sequence ATGCCTCGATATGAACTTGCCCTCATTGTAAAGGCCATGCAGAGGCCGGAGACCGCGGCACTTTTGCGGCGCACAGTGGAAACCTTGATGGAGCGAGGCGCTGTGGTGAGAGGCTTGGAGAACCTCGGAGAGAAACTTCTACCGTACAAGATATCGAAACACAACGAGCGACACACGCGCGGTGGATACTTTCTGATTGACTTCCACGCTGCTCCCGGTATTGTCACGGGCTTGCTGGATCATCTGGAGAGGGACATTGACGTGGTGAGGCCTACGGTCTTGAAGAATGATCCGGAGCCTTCCAATGGACCCTGCTGCGGACACCCGGTGGCATCTAAACACCAGGACACAGTGTAG